A portion of the Cervus elaphus chromosome X, mCerEla1.1, whole genome shotgun sequence genome contains these proteins:
- the LOC122689023 gene encoding X antigen family member 5-like isoform X5 → MISSGQRKDPHGRNMSGQVASTLGPTGQDSSQLDEPVVDQQPSVEQPQQEEPPAEIQDITPGKEEVNGEDPVNHDEEKEKDAPRDSDLETDLQELALAKTGGQGGDGPDVKEEIASNTETVEMPEEVKGNHLLERR, encoded by the exons ATGATATCCTCAGGACAGAGGAAGGACCCTCACG ggagaaatatgagTGGGCAAGTGGCATCAACACTGGGACCTACAGGTCAAGATTCTTCCCAGCTGGATGAACCTGTGGTT GACCAGCAGCCCAGTGTTGAGCAACCTCAACAAGAGGAACCACCAGCAGAGATTCAGGATATCACACctggaaaggaggaagtcaaTGGAGAGGATCCAGTGAATCATgatgaagagaaggagaaggatgcCCCTCGAG attctgacCTGGAAACTGATCTCCAGGAATTGGCTTTGGCAAAGACTGGGGGTCAAGGCGGAGATGGTCCTGATGTCAAGGAGGAGATTGCGTCAAATACAGAGACTGTTGAAATGCCAGAGGAG GTGAAGGGGAACCATTTGCTTGAAAGAAGATAA